In a single window of the Micromonospora sp. WMMD1155 genome:
- a CDS encoding serine/threonine-protein kinase, whose protein sequence is MLSPGVQLGNRYRLDERIASGGMGDVWRGTDQVLGRTVAVKSLLPALLDDPDFGERFRGEARTMATINHPGVVDVYDFGNDQQIAFLVMEYVEGDALSSTLSRVGRLTPARTMALVAQAADALHAAHEKGIVHRDVKPGNLLVRPNGTLVLTDFGIARSDMVGQLTAAGSVLGTASYISPEQATGGVATPASDVYALGVVAYQCLAGRRPFEGDNPLDIAMKHVREKPRPLPADIPPQVRAVVERALAKDPAARWPSAAALAGVARQLKVTLSQQARAGTNSAPISAAPASPAAPGRAQVPQAHHMRPPNARPPVAGPRPTAVAPAQQPRPTAIAPAVQPGRPPVAPNGYPRGAAAVPSAPPHQEHPPAYVRQAGPSVPTPAPQRSRPGMVLLAIVLAVLVLVCSGVISYSLRKQSQAGEPGGPAPRAVTSGALRLDGRDDPTPTSYRREVRLQPDDGGTTTSEGRQTR, encoded by the coding sequence ATGCTCAGCCCCGGCGTGCAGCTCGGCAACCGCTACCGTCTCGACGAGCGGATCGCCAGCGGCGGCATGGGCGACGTCTGGCGCGGCACCGACCAGGTGCTCGGCCGGACGGTCGCGGTGAAGAGCCTGCTCCCGGCGCTGCTCGACGACCCGGACTTCGGTGAGCGGTTCCGCGGCGAGGCCCGCACCATGGCCACCATCAACCACCCCGGCGTGGTGGACGTCTACGACTTCGGCAACGACCAGCAGATCGCGTTCCTGGTCATGGAGTACGTCGAGGGCGACGCCCTGTCATCCACGCTGAGCCGGGTCGGGCGGCTCACCCCGGCCCGGACGATGGCGCTCGTCGCGCAGGCGGCCGACGCGCTGCACGCCGCCCACGAGAAGGGCATCGTGCACCGCGACGTGAAGCCGGGCAACCTGCTCGTCCGGCCGAACGGCACGCTGGTGCTGACCGACTTCGGCATCGCCCGCTCCGACATGGTCGGTCAGCTCACCGCCGCCGGGTCGGTGCTCGGCACCGCCTCGTACATCTCGCCGGAGCAGGCGACCGGCGGCGTGGCCACCCCCGCGTCCGACGTGTACGCACTCGGCGTGGTCGCCTACCAGTGCCTCGCCGGTCGGCGACCGTTCGAGGGCGACAATCCGCTCGACATCGCGATGAAGCACGTACGGGAGAAGCCCCGGCCGTTGCCCGCCGACATCCCGCCGCAGGTGCGCGCGGTGGTGGAACGGGCCCTGGCCAAGGATCCCGCCGCCCGTTGGCCGAGCGCGGCCGCTCTCGCCGGGGTCGCTCGCCAGCTCAAGGTCACGCTCTCCCAGCAGGCCAGGGCGGGCACCAACTCCGCGCCGATCTCCGCAGCGCCGGCCTCGCCCGCCGCGCCCGGCCGGGCCCAGGTGCCGCAGGCCCACCACATGCGTCCGCCGAATGCCCGCCCGCCGGTCGCCGGGCCGAGGCCGACCGCCGTCGCGCCGGCCCAGCAGCCGCGCCCCACCGCCATCGCGCCGGCCGTCCAGCCCGGCCGCCCGCCGGTCGCGCCGAACGGCTACCCGCGCGGCGCCGCCGCGGTGCCGTCGGCACCGCCCCACCAGGAACACCCCCCGGCGTACGTCCGGCAGGCTGGCCCGTCGGTGCCGACGCCTGCTCCCCAGCGGTCCCGGCCCGGAATGGTGCTTCTCGCCATCGTGTTGGCGGTGCTGGTCCTGGTTTGCTCCGGCGTGATTTCCTACAGCTTGCGGAAGCAGTCGCAGGCCGGTGAACCCGGCGGGCCGGCTCCGCGCGCCGTGACGTCCGGCGCGCTACGACTCGACGGACGCGACGATCCGACCCCGACGTCGTACCGTCGAGAGGTACGACTCCAGCCGGACGACGGCGGGACGACGACGAGCGAAGGACGACAGACGCGATGA
- the pknB gene encoding Stk1 family PASTA domain-containing Ser/Thr kinase, protein MTAQARLLGGRYQVGELLGYGGMAEVHRGRDLRLGRDVAIKMLRTDLARDATFQMRFRREAQNAASLNHPAIVAVYDTGEETAPTGETLPFIVMEFVNGRTLKEVLGAEGRLQPRRALEICADMCAALEFSHRHGIIHRDIKPGNVMLTQTGQVKVMDFGIARALASGATTMTQTSAVIGTAQYLSPEQARGEAVDARSDVYAAGCVLFELVCGHPPFVGDSPVSVAYQHVRETPPTPSDINPDVTPAIDAIVLKALSKNPLNRYQSAGEMRADLLRAAAGRPVLATPVMREAETVAMAPAGGGGGYHPAPTRGPQTGQMARVGDPRQRKASSWLIATFSAVGVLAVIALVAALLWSQQQGRANKSVPNLVGKSQAAAVAEIRGADLQPQVGESVLDNDCTKETVAKQNPAPGTRLKQASTVTIQLCGGKPDVRIPGNLVNAQFGNVKTQLEDLGLKVEEKKVDNPAQEGIVLKLTPPSGTTVAQDSEVVVEVSKGNVNKVPNVINSTRDDAVEELREAGYKVDVRDGDEVPASQAGRVQKQSPNPGTSLARDKTVTIEIGIPEKVVDPTPTATPTGTPTGTPTTPGGAGGIGLPFPPPPSRPSGE, encoded by the coding sequence ATGACAGCGCAGGCCCGCCTGCTCGGTGGCAGGTACCAGGTCGGCGAGCTGCTCGGCTATGGCGGCATGGCCGAGGTGCACCGCGGTCGCGACCTCCGGCTCGGTCGGGACGTCGCGATCAAGATGCTGCGGACCGACCTCGCCCGGGACGCGACGTTCCAGATGCGGTTCCGCCGGGAGGCGCAGAACGCCGCATCGCTCAACCACCCGGCGATCGTGGCGGTCTACGACACCGGCGAGGAGACCGCGCCGACCGGCGAGACGTTGCCGTTCATCGTCATGGAGTTCGTCAACGGGCGGACGCTGAAGGAGGTCCTCGGCGCCGAGGGTCGGTTGCAGCCGCGCCGGGCGCTGGAGATCTGCGCCGACATGTGCGCGGCGCTGGAGTTCAGCCACCGGCACGGCATCATCCACCGCGACATCAAGCCCGGCAACGTCATGCTCACCCAGACCGGCCAGGTCAAGGTGATGGACTTCGGCATCGCCCGGGCCCTGGCCAGCGGCGCGACCACCATGACGCAGACCAGCGCGGTGATCGGCACGGCGCAGTACCTGTCCCCGGAGCAGGCTCGCGGCGAGGCCGTCGACGCCCGTTCCGACGTGTACGCGGCCGGCTGCGTGCTCTTCGAGCTGGTGTGCGGCCACCCGCCGTTCGTCGGGGACAGCCCGGTCAGCGTGGCCTACCAGCACGTACGGGAGACGCCGCCGACGCCGAGCGACATCAACCCGGACGTCACCCCGGCGATCGACGCGATCGTCCTGAAGGCGCTGTCGAAGAACCCGCTCAACCGCTACCAGAGCGCCGGCGAGATGCGGGCCGACCTGCTCCGCGCCGCCGCCGGTCGGCCCGTGCTGGCCACCCCGGTGATGCGTGAGGCGGAGACGGTGGCGATGGCCCCGGCCGGCGGCGGGGGCGGCTACCACCCGGCTCCCACCCGTGGGCCGCAGACCGGGCAGATGGCTCGGGTCGGCGACCCGCGCCAGCGCAAGGCGTCCTCCTGGCTGATCGCGACGTTCAGCGCGGTAGGTGTGCTGGCGGTGATCGCCCTGGTCGCCGCCCTGCTCTGGAGCCAGCAGCAGGGCAGAGCCAACAAGTCGGTGCCGAACCTGGTCGGCAAGAGTCAGGCCGCCGCGGTCGCCGAGATCCGTGGTGCCGATCTGCAACCGCAGGTGGGCGAATCCGTCCTGGACAACGACTGCACCAAGGAAACCGTCGCGAAGCAGAACCCCGCGCCGGGCACCCGGTTGAAGCAGGCCAGCACGGTGACCATCCAGCTTTGCGGCGGCAAGCCGGACGTGCGGATCCCCGGCAACCTGGTCAATGCGCAGTTCGGCAACGTCAAGACCCAACTCGAGGACCTGGGGTTGAAGGTCGAGGAGAAGAAGGTCGACAACCCCGCGCAGGAGGGCATCGTCCTCAAGCTGACCCCGCCCTCGGGGACCACCGTCGCGCAGGACAGCGAGGTTGTCGTCGAGGTCTCCAAGGGCAACGTCAACAAGGTGCCCAACGTGATCAACTCGACGCGGGACGATGCCGTCGAGGAGCTTCGCGAGGCGGGCTACAAGGTCGACGTCCGCGATGGCGACGAGGTGCCGGCCAGCCAGGCCGGCCGGGTGCAGAAGCAGAGCCCCAACCCGGGCACGTCACTGGCCAGGGACAAGACGGTGACCATCGAGATCGGCATCCCGGAGAAGGTCGTCGACCCGACGCCCACCGCGACGCCGACGGGCACACCGACGGGCACGCCGACCACTCCCGGTGGCGCGGGCGGGATCGGTCTGCCGTTCCCGCCCCCGCCGAGCCGCCCTTCCGGGGAATAG
- a CDS encoding penicillin-binding protein 2, whose protein sequence is MNAPLRRVGVVVMVLFGLLFANLNWVQFQKADEYRTSDYNGRVQVADYKRKRGNIEAGGTALATSKETNGNLKFLRTYPGGAKYAHVLGYKPVNLADQGIERAEDDFLAGNSDQLLGDRLKDMFTGDDSGGGNVLLTLSKRAQDVAYDQLSNNEVGAQKGAAIAIDPRSGAVQALVSMPSFDPNPLASHDSNEATAAYNKLEKDPGEPLKNRALSETLPPGSTFKIVVAAAALENGVTKTTQIPAGSSYTPPTSGTPIRNAAPSICPEAKVTLLEAVTESCNTGFAQLGVQLGAETLKEKAQQFGFEQEDLTVGQLGEDGLPTAASRTGDMQNPDGSTDPAALAQSSIGQNNVRMTPLEGAMIAGSIAHGGKQMRPYLVRQLLAPDRTTSYYTANGRELRQPVSPQVATDLRDMMVSVVQKGTGRKAAISGYTVGGKTGTAQSAPDRPDHGWFIGFALDKNGNAVSAVCVMLEQAGSKGSAEAARIAGQIMRAAITDPGGR, encoded by the coding sequence GTGAACGCACCACTGCGCCGGGTCGGCGTCGTCGTCATGGTCCTGTTCGGCCTGCTCTTCGCCAACCTCAACTGGGTCCAGTTCCAGAAGGCCGACGAGTACCGCACCAGTGACTACAACGGTCGGGTCCAGGTCGCCGACTACAAGCGCAAGCGGGGCAACATCGAGGCGGGCGGCACGGCGCTGGCCACCAGCAAGGAGACCAACGGCAACCTCAAGTTCCTGCGCACCTACCCGGGCGGCGCCAAGTACGCGCACGTGCTCGGTTACAAGCCGGTCAACCTGGCTGACCAGGGCATCGAGCGGGCGGAGGACGACTTCCTGGCCGGCAACAGCGACCAGTTGCTCGGCGACCGGTTGAAGGACATGTTCACCGGGGACGACAGCGGTGGCGGCAACGTGTTGCTCACGCTCTCGAAGCGGGCCCAGGACGTGGCGTACGACCAGCTGAGCAACAACGAGGTGGGGGCGCAGAAGGGCGCGGCCATCGCCATCGACCCGCGTAGCGGGGCGGTGCAGGCGTTGGTGTCCATGCCCAGCTTCGACCCGAACCCGCTGGCCAGCCACGACAGCAACGAGGCGACGGCGGCGTACAACAAGCTGGAGAAGGACCCGGGTGAACCGCTGAAGAACCGGGCGCTCTCCGAGACGCTGCCACCGGGCTCCACCTTCAAGATCGTCGTGGCCGCCGCGGCACTGGAGAACGGCGTCACCAAGACGACGCAGATCCCGGCCGGTTCCAGCTACACCCCGCCCACCTCCGGCACCCCGATCCGGAACGCCGCCCCGTCGATCTGCCCCGAGGCGAAGGTCACCCTGCTGGAGGCGGTCACCGAGTCGTGCAACACCGGCTTCGCCCAGCTCGGTGTGCAGCTCGGTGCCGAGACCCTCAAGGAGAAGGCCCAGCAGTTCGGCTTCGAGCAGGAGGACCTCACCGTCGGTCAGCTCGGCGAGGACGGTCTGCCCACGGCGGCCAGTCGGACCGGGGACATGCAGAACCCGGACGGCAGCACGGACCCGGCGGCACTGGCCCAGTCCTCGATCGGTCAGAACAACGTCCGGATGACGCCGCTCGAAGGTGCCATGATCGCCGGATCGATCGCGCACGGTGGCAAGCAGATGCGGCCGTACCTGGTCCGGCAGTTGCTCGCCCCGGACCGGACCACCAGCTACTACACCGCCAACGGTCGGGAGCTGCGTCAGCCGGTCAGCCCACAGGTCGCCACCGACCTGCGGGACATGATGGTCAGCGTGGTCCAGAAGGGCACCGGCCGGAAGGCCGCGATCAGCGGTTACACGGTCGGTGGCAAGACGGGCACCGCGCAGTCCGCCCCGGACCGACCCGACCACGGCTGGTTCATCGGCTTCGCGCTGGACAAGAACGGCAACGCGGTCTCCGCCGTCTGCGTGATGCTCGAACAGGCCGGCTCGAAGGGCAGCGCCGAGGCGGCCCGGATCGCCGGTCAGATCATGCGCGCCGCCATCACCGACCCTGGGGGTCGCTGA
- a CDS encoding cell division protein CrgA produces MPKSQVRKKKVYTPPTDVRPTTAASSRKPSPVWLPVTAVALIVVGIGWLVLYYLSEQEYPVMAWGYWNLAVGFGAMVASLALLSRWR; encoded by the coding sequence GTGCCCAAGTCTCAGGTCCGTAAGAAGAAGGTGTACACCCCGCCGACGGACGTTCGTCCGACGACGGCGGCGTCGTCGCGCAAGCCTAGCCCGGTGTGGTTGCCGGTCACCGCGGTCGCCTTGATCGTCGTCGGCATCGGCTGGCTGGTGCTCTACTACCTGTCCGAGCAGGAGTACCCGGTGATGGCGTGGGGTTACTGGAACCTCGCTGTCGGCTTCGGTGCGATGGTCGCCTCGCTGGCGCTGCTCTCCCGCTGGCGCTGA
- a CDS encoding ElyC/SanA/YdcF family protein: MTDVGASGVPVRRRLRRLAVLGVAVLVLASLPWLWTTLTARGHLYAEADAPSADVVIVLGTAVAADRQRPSDRLTGRLDTAAALLTSGRARVVLVSGDGGGTSGNEPAVMTAYLTERGVDPRRVVADPFGLDTYDSCARARQVYGVQRALVVTQSYHLSRAVTLCRHLGLDADGVIARCAGCSSALLAEKSVRDYFASGKAAWDAARGRAPAVHSPADPALQNALRG, encoded by the coding sequence ATGACCGACGTGGGGGCCTCCGGCGTGCCGGTGCGGCGTCGCCTGCGCCGCCTGGCCGTCCTGGGCGTCGCCGTGCTGGTTCTCGCCAGCCTCCCGTGGCTGTGGACGACGCTCACCGCCCGTGGTCACCTGTATGCCGAGGCCGACGCGCCCTCCGCCGACGTGGTGATCGTCCTCGGCACGGCGGTGGCGGCGGATCGGCAGCGGCCATCCGACCGGCTCACCGGCCGCCTCGACACCGCCGCCGCGCTGCTGACCAGCGGACGAGCCAGAGTGGTCCTCGTGTCGGGCGACGGTGGCGGCACGTCAGGGAACGAGCCGGCGGTGATGACCGCGTACCTCACCGAGCGCGGCGTCGACCCGCGACGCGTCGTGGCCGACCCGTTCGGTCTGGACACCTACGACAGCTGCGCCCGAGCGCGTCAGGTGTACGGCGTCCAGCGGGCCCTGGTCGTGACCCAGTCCTACCACCTGTCCCGGGCGGTGACGCTGTGCCGACACCTCGGCCTCGACGCCGACGGGGTCATCGCCAGGTGTGCTGGCTGCTCCAGCGCCCTGCTCGCCGAGAAGTCGGTGCGGGACTACTTCGCCAGTGGCAAGGCGGCGTGGGACGCGGCCCGGGGCCGTGCGCCCGCGGTGCACTCGCCCGCTGATCCGGCGCTCCAGAACGCGCTACGCGGCTGA
- a CDS encoding DUF881 domain-containing protein, whose product MEYTSGATSWQKVLRRAAAGLLPRRPRQRRPGWSIGVPLIAAAAGLLFTTSATTADGTALREDRRPQLNQLIEERREQVAASERRAATLRGEVEQRTNTLAGSDAPIKNQQNRAQGSLQAAGFTALGGPGVTVELNDAPQLDQTQSDASNDDLVVHQGDVQAVVNALWAGGAEAMAIMNVRVLSTSAVRCVGNTLLLHGRVYSPPFKIVAIGDPAALQQALAGSEGVRLFKDAVDDYQLGYKETVSTVRVPAFEDSTSLRSATVPK is encoded by the coding sequence GTGGAGTACACATCCGGCGCAACCTCCTGGCAGAAGGTCCTCCGGCGGGCCGCCGCCGGGCTGCTGCCCCGGCGACCGCGCCAACGCCGACCGGGCTGGTCGATCGGGGTGCCCCTGATCGCCGCGGCGGCGGGGCTCCTCTTCACCACCAGCGCGACCACCGCCGACGGCACCGCCCTGCGCGAGGACCGGCGTCCCCAGCTCAACCAGCTCATCGAGGAACGACGCGAGCAGGTCGCGGCGAGCGAACGACGTGCCGCCACGCTGCGCGGTGAGGTCGAGCAACGGACGAACACCCTGGCCGGCTCCGATGCGCCGATCAAGAACCAGCAGAATCGCGCCCAGGGCAGCCTCCAGGCCGCCGGGTTCACCGCCCTCGGCGGTCCCGGCGTCACCGTGGAGCTGAACGACGCGCCGCAGCTCGACCAGACCCAGTCGGACGCCAGCAACGACGACCTGGTGGTGCATCAGGGGGACGTCCAGGCGGTGGTCAACGCGCTCTGGGCCGGCGGGGCGGAAGCCATGGCAATCATGAACGTCCGCGTGCTCAGCACCAGCGCGGTACGCTGCGTCGGTAACACCCTGCTGCTTCACGGGCGGGTGTACTCCCCACCGTTCAAGATCGTAGCAATCGGCGACCCCGCTGCCCTCCAGCAGGCCCTCGCCGGCTCTGAGGGAGTCCGGTTGTTCAAGGACGCGGTCGACGACTACCAACTCGGTTACAAGGAGACGGTTTCCACGGTGCGAGTGCCGGCATTCGAGGACTCGACCTCCCTGCGCTCGGCGACGGTGCCCAAGTGA
- a CDS encoding class E sortase: MSGPEERRDGRHRNQTDEPTDILPKVDRPEPTPGRATPAGNWPEPVLPARPNASRPPASPEPPRAAEPSRAPEPPRPSAEAPPRWPGNAAPGLGPQAGSGRPAAATTGLPTSPTNQGADRPAVPGNAPNRPSWPNAPTGPASPGATPTGSTAPSAAASQPVPPGAAPTGSTAPGAAANRPVSPGAAPTGPIAPGPANRPVSPGATPTLPVPPGATPNRAATPGAAATRSAGPTPTGSAASGGTPTGAASGSPNRATPPAHSTPSVTDSPTALIPQVSARPGRPTGSPAAPVSPAGPDRLPPSGPVRVTSAAAGQVPPTGADPAATALIPAVPVTPAARPPAMDSTALMGAVPRASVPDESTDDGDDSNEPPRPRRGERVVQLRPEQTGEGYKSVYSELTRPSLGSRIRTGIRVTGEVLITFGLVVLLFAGYEVWGKSAIVDAHQNDLTNQLAQEWGPTDDPTVVPSAGPSVKPSPPVRGKPIAGLYIPKLEKNWVVVEGVTQEDIRYAPGHYPASALPGQVGNFSVAGHRNRATFWRLDELNNGDPIVVESKTDWYVYRVSQSRIVRPTQVEVVAPVPGEPNKKATKRMLTLTTCNPKFDNYQRLIIHAELDHTQPKSAGRPTELGG, encoded by the coding sequence GTGAGCGGGCCGGAGGAGCGCCGCGACGGGCGACACCGCAACCAGACCGACGAGCCGACCGACATCCTGCCGAAGGTCGACCGGCCTGAGCCGACACCTGGCCGGGCGACTCCGGCCGGCAACTGGCCGGAGCCGGTGCTACCCGCACGGCCGAATGCGTCGCGCCCGCCGGCCAGCCCAGAGCCTCCCCGGGCCGCCGAGCCTTCCCGCGCCCCGGAGCCGCCCCGCCCGAGCGCGGAGGCGCCGCCACGCTGGCCGGGCAACGCCGCACCGGGGCTCGGCCCGCAGGCAGGATCCGGCCGCCCCGCCGCGGCGACCACCGGCCTGCCGACGAGCCCGACCAACCAGGGCGCCGACCGGCCCGCCGTTCCCGGCAACGCCCCGAACCGCCCGTCCTGGCCCAACGCCCCCACCGGGCCGGCGTCCCCCGGAGCAACCCCCACCGGGTCGACGGCACCCAGCGCCGCCGCCAGCCAGCCGGTCCCGCCCGGAGCCGCACCCACCGGGTCGACGGCACCCGGCGCCGCCGCCAACCGACCGGTGTCACCCGGAGCCGCACCCACCGGGCCGATCGCACCGGGGCCCGCCAACCGACCGGTGTCACCCGGAGCGACCCCCACCCTGCCGGTCCCGCCCGGAGCAACCCCCAACCGGGCCGCTACGCCCGGGGCCGCCGCGACCCGATCCGCAGGTCCGACCCCGACCGGTTCGGCTGCGTCCGGTGGAACGCCCACCGGCGCGGCCTCCGGCTCACCGAACCGGGCCACCCCGCCCGCCCACTCGACGCCCTCGGTGACCGACTCGCCGACCGCGCTCATTCCCCAGGTCAGCGCCAGGCCAGGGCGCCCCACGGGTTCTCCGGCCGCGCCGGTCTCACCCGCCGGGCCCGACCGCCTCCCGCCGAGTGGTCCCGTCCGCGTCACTTCCGCAGCGGCGGGCCAGGTTCCCCCGACCGGCGCTGACCCGGCGGCCACCGCGCTTATCCCGGCAGTGCCCGTCACACCCGCCGCCCGGCCGCCGGCGATGGACTCGACGGCGCTGATGGGCGCCGTCCCCCGCGCTTCCGTCCCCGACGAGTCGACGGATGACGGCGACGACTCCAACGAGCCACCTCGACCTCGGCGCGGCGAGCGGGTCGTCCAACTCCGGCCGGAGCAGACCGGCGAGGGTTACAAGAGCGTCTACTCCGAGCTCACCCGGCCCTCGCTCGGCTCCCGGATCCGCACCGGCATCCGCGTCACCGGCGAGGTCCTGATCACCTTCGGCCTGGTGGTGCTGCTCTTCGCCGGCTACGAGGTCTGGGGCAAGTCGGCCATCGTCGACGCCCACCAGAACGACCTCACCAACCAACTGGCGCAGGAGTGGGGCCCGACCGACGATCCGACGGTGGTGCCGTCGGCCGGCCCGAGCGTCAAACCGTCGCCACCGGTACGCGGCAAGCCGATCGCGGGCCTCTACATCCCGAAGCTCGAGAAGAACTGGGTAGTGGTCGAGGGCGTCACCCAGGAGGACATCCGCTACGCCCCGGGCCACTACCCCGCCAGCGCATTGCCCGGCCAGGTGGGCAACTTCTCCGTCGCCGGCCACCGCAACCGAGCCACCTTCTGGCGGCTGGACGAGCTCAACAACGGCGACCCGATCGTGGTCGAAAGCAAGACCGACTGGTACGTCTACCGGGTGTCGCAGTCACGGATCGTCCGACCGACGCAGGTCGAAGTGGTGGCGCCGGTGCCCGGTGAGCCGAACAAGAAGGCAACCAAGCGGATGCTCACGCTGACCACCTGCAATCCGAAGTTCGACAACTACCAGCGCCTGATCATCCACGCCGAACTGGACCACACCCAACCCAAGTCGGCGGGCCGGCCGACGGAGCTGGGAGGCTGA
- a CDS encoding FtsW/RodA/SpoVE family cell cycle protein gives MTVAATPAPSPATAGEQSGVRLARSRRNAELSLLLLAMVLVAAYGATVEANLLDTVTADFWMPAAALGAVFLGLHLVIRFLAPFADPALLPAVALLNGLGVGFLRRIDLGEAPVADRENLAIFAGIGGRQLAWTLVSVILAAGLLALMRDHRSISRYAYTLGLAGIVLVMLPAVLPSSISEINGAKLWIRVGSFSIQPGEFAKLALLVFFAYYLVRKREVLSLASRRFLGIDFPRGRDLGPVVGVWLVSLLVLVFEKDLGTSLLYFGMFVVTLYIATERVSWLLIGLVLFFGGAYLAYVLGSTVGGPFANFYLRAEIWLDPFADPTDKGYQLVQGLLALGTGGLFGAGPGGGQPDILPEVQNDFIFAGLGEELGLFGLSALLVVYLLIVERGLRAALAVRDSFGKLLAGGLAFTLGLQVFVIVGGISKLIPLTGQTTPFLSAGGSSLMANWLLIAVLLRVSDGARRPLGAGAAKAARPAGGPPEQIHGAPTEVIKP, from the coding sequence GTGACCGTAGCGGCCACACCGGCACCCTCGCCCGCCACCGCGGGCGAGCAGTCCGGCGTACGCCTGGCGCGGTCGCGCCGCAACGCCGAACTGTCCCTACTGCTGCTCGCGATGGTGCTGGTGGCCGCGTACGGGGCGACCGTCGAGGCGAACCTGCTGGACACCGTCACGGCGGACTTCTGGATGCCCGCCGCCGCGCTCGGCGCGGTCTTCCTGGGCCTGCACCTGGTCATCCGGTTCCTCGCCCCGTTCGCCGACCCGGCGCTACTGCCGGCGGTGGCCCTGCTCAACGGGCTCGGCGTGGGTTTCCTACGCCGGATCGACCTGGGCGAGGCCCCGGTCGCCGACCGGGAGAACCTGGCGATCTTCGCCGGGATCGGTGGGCGGCAGTTGGCGTGGACGCTCGTCTCGGTGATCCTCGCCGCCGGCCTGCTCGCCCTCATGCGTGACCACCGGTCGATCTCCCGGTACGCGTACACCCTGGGGTTGGCCGGCATCGTGCTGGTGATGCTCCCGGCGGTCCTGCCGTCGAGCATCTCCGAGATCAACGGCGCGAAGCTGTGGATCCGGGTGGGCAGCTTCTCCATCCAGCCGGGTGAGTTCGCGAAGTTGGCGCTGCTGGTCTTCTTCGCCTACTACCTGGTCCGCAAGCGCGAGGTGCTGTCGCTGGCCAGTCGGCGTTTCCTCGGCATCGACTTCCCGCGCGGACGGGACCTCGGCCCGGTGGTCGGCGTCTGGTTGGTCAGCCTCCTGGTGCTCGTGTTCGAGAAGGACCTGGGCACCTCGCTGCTCTACTTCGGCATGTTCGTGGTGACGCTCTACATCGCCACCGAACGGGTCAGTTGGCTGCTGATCGGTCTGGTCCTCTTCTTCGGCGGCGCCTACCTCGCGTACGTCCTCGGTTCGACGGTCGGCGGGCCGTTCGCGAACTTCTACCTGCGGGCCGAGATCTGGCTGGACCCGTTCGCCGACCCGACCGACAAGGGTTACCAGTTGGTCCAGGGGCTGCTCGCCCTGGGCACCGGCGGGCTGTTCGGCGCGGGGCCGGGTGGCGGCCAGCCGGACATCCTCCCCGAGGTGCAGAACGACTTCATCTTCGCCGGCCTCGGTGAGGAACTCGGCCTCTTCGGTCTCTCCGCACTGCTCGTCGTCTACCTGCTGATCGTGGAGCGAGGGCTGCGGGCCGCGCTCGCGGTACGGGACTCGTTCGGCAAGCTCCTCGCGGGTGGTCTCGCGTTCACCCTCGGCCTGCAGGTCTTCGTGATCGTCGGCGGCATCAGCAAGCTCATCCCGCTGACCGGTCAGACCACCCCGTTCCTGTCCGCCGGTGGCTCGTCGCTGATGGCGAACTGGCTGCTCATCGCGGTGCTGTTGCGGGTCTCCGACGGAGCCCGCCGGCCACTGGGAGCTGGTGCCGCCAAGGCTGCCCGGCCGGCCGGCGGCCCGCCGGAGCAGATTCACGGCGCTCCCACGGAGGTGATCAAGCCGTGA
- a CDS encoding aminodeoxychorismate/anthranilate synthase component II — translation MRVLVIDNYDSFVFNIVQYLGQLGVDCEVRRNDEIDVAEVGRLGADGILLSPGPGSPDRAGICLDVIRTYAGELPIFGVCLGHQAIGEAFGATVTRAPELLHGKTSEVRHHSVGVLAGLPDPFTATRYHSLAVLPETLPDELEVTGWTGSGVVMAMRHRTLPVEGVQFHPESVLTEGGHLMLANWLAGCGHQEALERAPALAAEVDARRLAAFASN, via the coding sequence ATGCGCGTACTGGTGATCGACAACTACGACTCTTTCGTCTTCAACATCGTGCAGTACCTGGGTCAGCTCGGGGTGGACTGCGAGGTCCGCCGTAACGACGAGATCGACGTCGCCGAGGTGGGCAGGCTGGGGGCGGACGGCATCCTGCTCTCGCCGGGGCCGGGCAGCCCGGACCGGGCCGGCATCTGCCTCGACGTCATCCGGACGTACGCCGGCGAACTGCCGATCTTCGGGGTCTGCCTGGGCCACCAGGCGATCGGCGAGGCGTTCGGGGCGACCGTGACGCGGGCCCCGGAGCTGCTGCACGGCAAGACCTCCGAGGTGCGGCATCATTCGGTGGGCGTACTCGCCGGCCTGCCGGACCCGTTCACCGCCACCCGCTACCACTCACTCGCCGTGCTTCCCGAGACGCTGCCCGACGAGCTGGAGGTGACCGGCTGGACCGGCTCCGGTGTGGTGATGGCGATGCGGCACCGCACGCTGCCCGTCGAGGGCGTCCAGTTCCACCCGGAGTCGGTGCTCACCGAGGGCGGCCACCTGATGCTGGCGAACTGGCTCGCCGGTTGCGGTCACCAGGAGGCGTTGGAGCGCGCACCCGCGCTCGCCGCCGAGGTCGACGCCCGCCGCCTCGCCGCATTCGCCAGCAACTGA